In Takifugu flavidus isolate HTHZ2018 chromosome 13, ASM371156v2, whole genome shotgun sequence, the following are encoded in one genomic region:
- the cep290 gene encoding centrosomal protein of 290 kDa isoform X1, translated as MAAFEWDKVMGIDPFSLRNWKKDQLDDVFNTLVLAERWDAEDRTPEDVAHVFRVFQALLKNWDLELQTAVNFISEDRGRKSRREQEFKGVGSDVHFLRDEIQQLEIQLEERERELTLLKKEMGREKNTREELVLRAEEAEEEVRKLKREIKKLKKKNEQLQDDVGFYCRELNKKESVSSTDENADIQRKLSSANRQLYQCLDDLQRAEDENLELKTQNEQMQKNLEESVSEMEKMTDKFNKMKMVVQETDAKMDQLRKERDLAHLQVRELTDKIYQMTEEDDPVMATVNTYVEEWKKVLSVKDEELSVYRQMIQDLKEKLRVAQLDLDKNNIMDLQQALQERDEQVKTLTEQVVQYTREMEQQSQFLDGLKTSTQKDQGRASAVQQRKVEELKSKLKAAESRAAEEEEAAKLAEAHAEEKDKALIEALKRLSQLVSGNYDLEAAIAEIKECKHQIGVRDCEAESLTKEINQLSMKINQLVDENEHFRERLGLEPEQEVDLSEFRRAKELRQRQYKAENQVLTKEIERLEQERLELKQQIRSLAKEKGFSMSRSHLEEDFRLSSRFPDEELRHKNEFLEQELNKKEQELKLHKAEFDLRLNELSKVKRDLEVALKEVLQAMSTNAGTSSNPNLEPLGDISQTTDVTHKRTPSEFTLNLKTQIHQLVGRNEELRQELNSARKEAANNFSQSVRAEEKINQLEREVKLLRRAGSAEMSLRPLTLPNELEPSSAETISSLNEYAVRLLQELNNREELNRKLVVNLEEHREKLSVIAHQQGLLYREHISEKADWEKRMKTSLDTQKKLEEEKQTDTVKIQEFEELLDTLRKDPDNVRKQLSESLRKLTVLKVNEKKLSLRYAALLEEVQFLQKENDSLKVESTQMEVSVTKKVGELQRYKERAAYEVDVLQKALDESVSLSELERANKEYTELTVKYRDLLQRDSHLVQRSNNLEHLEAENECLREQISAMNKELEITKEKLNTLEQAWENICVTGENGKEKADKVLANNEIISVSKRLTTLELKELNERQRAEHAQKMYEQMRKSLMQVEERNAELEFKITELAQMNIEAQRVERELRDELVNSISKAVSDADRARIAELEKNEAELRSEVSNLQEVSNVAMMQASALRASQHSKQIEVEGLRRQLRDYQSQSDEKALIAKLHQHILALQLSESAALAKLESTTSHIQQLEVYKLRAERQLDTTQGALFNTRQEARNRTKRLRETIQSLRRQFAGALPLPQQEKFAVAFASLQEDRVKAQAEKKKAEEERRTAEWRAQELQAKHQSLQELLSTLKDGKGAQKVLEWHKKLEESRIQELRKGRELTAQKEENQYLKNLVEEQERSICGLENQVVQQNMLRDGMQLAWEQRESELERQLDQQEDENLSRAELNTDGPESLPDPSLPLAHQLEFALSRINEHVRTIASMKATCKSLDERLKDKDDALTKAERNVVSRDKVINELRLRLPAAANRERLLAEINMQEESDVQIALRMAQQTIRDLQERLEKKEDVLKKCHSHLTEARQERENMMKTHQLELRKLHQKLDSQADTSLDHFRQTAMQLMEKPAVVIPAGKHLEQLVELKQTVTEQDIFLSSITDKLNLTMMELENQKVLTETQAKEHAEATARLKEDHAAHVKALTAQMEDQRSQIMRLEKEMMDLQAELSAQKEANVRSPSNTMKNLVEDQKKQLTKKDRHIKGLCKALQELRAEMVATAERNVIANAAQKEESLNVQILVDKQTKDLKVQVQELSEDLQAARESAKAARSQEKSLKEEVTRLTSDLHTSTKTHRRLQAEREEREKEIQELKQQISRFKSALQLNQVDERSLTIENLQKKVRRLESELEKTPQSDSHGKTTDQLVRWEESKKWQAKMEKIKNLLKERERENETVSKQLRTLRELYGRLEQEKSALQKRTKARSVTTDQVVAAQTAEMENQMEELKKKNSELEAQISTIKLQQALPRDDALETLTTRNCYLEDRIHTLESHKEPSSRPSGVNSSRSGPVGSVIVDIEDGSSTGDGGPCKTSISPERIDDSSEHQKEPNHSQTEPQGRSTGVEDEVTETAGQVPDADPAGTASGYSEKGGEDVFQEIPDDSQVVMVKDREEQEGSHKSSAERDEPSERRRSEATSPEPSAAANSEQTCGAPPEAPGADEAEPEGAEADVGAEAQGPEEAKLKGDHSERSCSAEADPRLAVSEPPESLTCRKKDHMWKRDGRSFRHLKTSGRGTGTPSQRDQDLLKENTKLASENLQLRFQLEQQSLDNKQIPRLQNEVADLKEMYSIVKRERAELEKKLVHIRGPGLSGKTVPELEKTVGLMKKVVERVQRENETLKKSSASAALQQENLRLKNEIENLRSRSEAELNSRLESKTKEFEKIVMENERLRRALKREVESTQRLRVSKTSLEVTNEMLEAELDATNQRLREALSRPGGEVADRKTGRASVVTRMFENKINELEKELARKTSSVSELKRRLKETSQREEEAQITIRQLQDQVHMLRRFPSSAQTEGPSEDFQAMR; from the exons atgGCTGCATTTGAATGGGACAAAGTTATGGGAATCGATCCGTTCAGTCTCCGGAACTGGAAAAAGGACCAGTTGGATGATGTTTTCAACACGTTGGTTTTG GCTGAACGATGGGATGCGGAGGATAGAACGCCAGAAGATGTCGCACATGTCTTTAGAGTGTTTCAAGCCCTGCTGAAG aattGGGACTTGGAACTTCAGACAGCTGTCAATTTCATTTCAGAAG ATCGTGGCAGGAAATCAAGACGGGAACAAGAATTCAAG GGCGTCGGGTCAGACGTGCACTTTCTGAGGGACGAGATTCAACAGCTCGAGATCCAactggaggaaagagagagggaactGACTTTATTGAAGAAAGAGATGGGAAGAGAGAAGAATACCAGAGAGGAG TTGGTTCTACGAGCCGAGGAAGCTGAGGAAGAAGTCAGGAAGCTGAAGAGAGAG ATTAAAAAGCTTAAGAAGAAG AACGAGCAGCTCCAGGACgatgtgggtttttattgcaGAGAGCTGAATAAGAAGGAGTCAGTCTCATCCACAGATGAGAATGCTGACATTCAAAGAAAGCTCAGTTCTGCCAACCGTCAGCTGTACCAGTGCTTGGACGACCTTCAG cgagcagaagatgaaaacttggAGCTGAAAACCCAAAATGAGCAGATGCAGAAAAATCTGGAGGAGTCGGTGAgcgagatggagaagatgacgGACAAATTCAACAAAATGAAGATGGTTGTGCAGGAAACGGACGCCAAAATGGACCAgctgaggaaagagagggatcTTGCCCATTTACAA GTCAGAGAATTAACAGATAAGATTTATCAGATGACGGAGGAGGATGATCCAGTAATGGCCACCGTCAATACATACGTGGAGGAGTGGAAG AAAGTTCTTTCTGTCAAGGATGAGGAACTATCAGTCTACCGGCAGATGATCCAGGATCTGAAGGAGAAGCTTCGCGTGGCCCAGTTGGACCTGGATAAAAACAACATcatggacctgcagcag GCTCTTCAAGAGCGAGACGAGCAGGTCAAGACGCTCACCGAGCAGGTGGTGCAGTACACCAGAGAaatggagcagcagagccagtTCCTGGACGGTCTAAAGACATCCACTCAGAAAGACCAAG GCCGAGCGTCGGCTGTCCAGCAGAGAAAGGTGGAAGAGCTGAAGTCCAAGCTGaaagctgcagagagcagagcagcagaggaggaggaggcagcaaagCTTGCAGAGGCCCACGCTGAGGAGAAAGACAAAGCTCTCATCGAGGCCCTGAAGCGCTTGAGCCAGCTCGTATCT GGGAATTATGACCTAGAAGCCGCCATTGCAGAGATCAAAGAGTGTAAACATCAAATTGGAGTGAGAGATTGTGAAGCAGAGTCCTTGACCAAAGAGATCAACCAGCTTTCCATGAAAATCAACCAACTGGTGGACGAAAATGAACATTTCAGAGAAAGACTGG GTCTGGaacctgaacaggaagtggacctcTCAGAGTTCAGACGGGCCAAAGAGCTCAGACAACGTCAGTACAAAGCAGAAAACCAAGTGCTCACCAAAGAG ATTGAAAGACTTGAACAGGAGAGACTGGAACTAAAGCAGCAAATCAGGTCCTTGGCAAAAGAAAAAG GGTTCTCAATGTCAAGGTCGCACCTCGAGGAAGACTTCAGACTCAGCAGCAGATTCCCTGATGAAGAACTCAGACATAAA AATGAGTTCCTGGAACAAGAACTCAACAAAAAAGAGCAAGAGCTGAAACTTCACAAGGCCGAGTTTGACCTCCGAC TGAATGAACTGTCAAAAGTCAAACGTGATCTTGAGGTGGCGCTGAAAGAGGTCCTCCAAGCTATGAGCACTAATGCTGGGACATCCAGCAATCCCAATCTGGAACCACTGGGTGAT ATATCACAGACTACAGATGTTACACACAAAAGGACTCCGTCTGAGTTCACCCTAAACCTTAAGACCCAAATTCATCAGTTGGTGGGGAGAAATGAAGAACTACGGCAGGAACTGAACTCTGCTCGCAAGGAAGCAGCAAACAACTTCAGCCAGAGTGTGAGAGCTGAAGAAAAG ATAAACCAACTAGAACGTGAGGTCAAGCTTCTCCGAAGGGCTGGCAGTGCTGAAATGAGCctgcgacctttgaccctccctAACGAGCTGGAGCCCAGCAGCGCTGagaccatcagctccctcaacGAGTACGCTGTGAGACTTCTCCAG GAACTGAATAACAGAGAGGAACTAAACAGGAAACTGGTGGTAAATCTGGAGGAACACAGAGAAAAGCTGTCAGTTATTGCTCACCAGCAGGGGCTCCTCTACAGAGAGCACATCAG CGAGAAGGCCGACTGGGAAAAGAGAATGAAGACGTCTCTGGACACGCAGAAGAAACTGGAagaagagaaacagacagacactgTTAAGATCCAGGAGTTTGAA gagctgctggacactCTTCGGAAGGACCCAGACAATGTCAGAAAACAGCTGAGTGAGTCTCTGCGCAAACTGACGGTGCTGAAAGTCAACGAGAAGAAGCTGAGTCTGCGAtacgccgccctgctggaggaggtCCAGTTTCTCCAAAAAGAGAACGACAGCCTGAAAGTTGAGAGCACCCAAATGGAGGTCTCTGtcaccaagaaggttggggagCTGCAGCGATATAAG GAAAGAGCAGCTTATGAAGTGGATGTTCTGCAGAAGGCATTAGATGAGAGTGTGTCCTTATCAGAACTGGAGAGGGCCAACAAAGAGTACACAGAACTAACGGTCAAGTACAGGGACCTCCTGCAACGGGACAGCCACCTGGTTCAGAGGAGCAACaacctggaacatctggag GCGGAGAATGAGTGTCTTCGTGAGCAAATCTCTGCCATGAATAAAGAACTGGAGATTACAAAGGAGAAACTGAACACTCTAGAGCAAGCGTGGGAGAACATCTGTGTAACCG GAGAAAACGGCAAGGAAAAGGCAGACAAGGTCTTGGCCAACAATGAAATCATATCTGTTTCCAAGCGCTTAACTACTTTGGAATTGAAGGAGCTCAACGAGAGGCAGAGGGCTGAGCATGCCCAAAAAATGTACGAGCAGATGAGAAAGTCCCTcatgcaggtggaagaacggaACGCAGAGCTCGAGTTCAAAATCACAGAG CTGGCCCAGATGAACATTGAAGCCCAGCGAGTGGAGCGTGAGCTGCGAGATGAGCTGGTCAACAGCATCAGCAAAGCTGTAAGCGATGCTGACAGAGCCAGGATTGCAGAGTTGGAGAAGAATGAGGCAGAGCTTCGCTCTGAAGTTTCAAA CTTGCAAGAAGTGTCCAATGTAGCCATGATGCAGGCATCTGCGCTGAGAGCCTCACAACATTCTAAACAGATCGAAGTAGAGGGTCTGAGGAGACAACTGCGAGACTATCAG TCACAGTCAGATGAGAAGGCCCTCATTGCGAAGCTCCACCAGCACATTTTGGCTCTTCAGCTCAGTGAATCAGCTGCCTTAGCCAAGCTGGAATCCACCACTTCAcacatccagcagctggaggtctACAAGCTGCGAGCCGAAAGGCAGCTGGACACCACACAGGGCGCTCTGTTCAATACTCGCCAAGAAGCCCGAAACCGCACTAAGCGTCTCCGGGAGACCATCCAGTCACTGCGTAGGCAGTTCGCTGGAGCACTTCCTCTTCCCCAGCAGGAGAAGTTCGCTGTGGCCTTTGCCAGCCTTCAGGAGGACAGAGTCAAAGCtcaagcagagaagaagaaggctgaagaggagaggagaacagcagAGTGGAGAGCGCAGGAACTGCAAGCCAAACATCAAAGCCTGCAAGAACTCCTCTCAACCCTGAAGGACGGGAAAGGAGCCCAGAAG GTCCTGGAGTGGCACAAGAAACTGGAAGAAAGTCGCATACAAGAGTTAAGGAAAGGTCGAGAGCTGACAGcccagaaggaggagaaccAGTACCTGAAAAACCTGGTGGAAGAGCAAGAGAGAAGCATCTGTGGGCTGGAAAACCAAGTAGTTCAGCAGAATATG CTTCGAGATGGAATGCAGTTGGCCTGGGAGCAGCGAGAGTCAGAGCTGGAGCGTCAGCTGGACCAGCAGGAGGATGAAAATCTGAGCAGGGCTGAACTg AATACCGATGGTCCAGAGTCCCTGCCAGATCCCAGCCTCCCTCTTGCTCATCAGTTAGAGTTCGCTCTGAGTAGAATCAACGAGCACGTCCGCACCATTGCCAGCATGAAGGCCACCTGCAAAAGTTTGGACGAG AGGCTGAAGGATAAAGACGACGCACTAACAAAAGCAGAGAGGAACGTCGTGTCCAGGGACAAAGTTATCAATGAACTCCGCCTTCGGCTCCCAGCTGCTGCCAACAGAGAGCGTCTGCTGGCTGAAATCAACATGCAGGAAGAGTCGGACGTGCAAATTGCCCTCAGAATGGCTCAGCAGACCATCAGAGACCTCCAGGAAAGACTGGAGAAAAAGGAGGATGTGCTGAAAAAATGTCATAGCCATCTGACTGAAGCCAGACAG GAACGGGAAAACATGATGAAGACGCATCAGTTAGAgcttaggaaattgcaccagaAGTTGGACTCCCAGGCAGACACGTCCCTGGACCACTTCAGACAAACGGCAATG CAGTTGATGGAGAAGCCAGCTGTGGTGATTCCAGCAGGAAAACACCTGGAACAGCTGGTTGAACTGAAGCAGACGGTGACGGAGCAGGacatcttcctctcttccatcaCAGACAAGTTGAATCTGACCATGATGGAGCTCGAGAATCAGAAGGTCTTGACTGAAACTCAGGCTAAGGAACATGCCGAGGCCACCGCACG GCTCAAGGAGGATCATGCTGCCCACGTGAAAGCTCTGACGGCTCAGATGGAGGATCAGAGGAGTCAGATTATGCGCTTGGAGAAGGAGATGATGGATCTGCAAGCAGAGCTGTCAGCCCAGAAGGAGGCCAACGTCCGCTCTCCCAGCAACACCATGAAGAACCTGGTGGAAGATCAGAAGAAACAGCTGACAAAGAAGGACAGGCATATCAAG GGTCTCTGTAAGGCGCTGCAGGAGCTGCGAGCAGAGATGGTCgccacagcagagaggaacgTCATCGCCAACGCCGCACAAAAAGAAGAGAGCTTAAATGTGCAAATCCTGGTTGACAAGCAAACCAAAGACCTGAAG GTGCAAGTGCAGGAACTCAGTGAAGACCTTCAAGCTGCCAGAGAGTCTGCCAAAGCAGCCAGGAGCCAGGAGAAGTCTCTAAAAGAAGAAGTCACtcgcctgacctctgacctccacaccagcacaaaaacacacaggcgtCTGCAggctgaaagagaggagagagagaaagaaatccaGGAGCTGAAACAGCAGATCAGCAGGTTCAAAAGTGCCCtgcag TTAAATCAAGTAGACGAGAGGAGCCTGACCATTGAGAACCTGCAGAAAAAAGTCAGGAGGCTGGAGTCTGAGCTGGAGAAGACGCCGCAGAGCGACAGTCACGGAAAG ACCACGGACCAACTAGTGCGCTGGGAGGAAAGTAAGAAGTGGCAGGCGAAGATGGAGAAGATAAAGAATTTACTGAAAGAGCGAGAACGTGAGAATGAAACGGTGTCGAAGCAGCTGCGCACGCTCAGGGAGCTCTATGGCAG ACTGGAACAGGAAAAAAGCGCCCTGCAGAAGAGAACCAAGGCTCGATCTGTGACCACGGATCAGGTGGTGGCAGCTCAGACCGCTGAGATGGAGAACcagatggaggagctgaagaagaagaactctGAGCTGGAGGCTCAGATCTCCACGATAAA GCTGCAACAGGCTTTACCCCGAGACGATGCCTTAGAGACTCTGACCACCAGAAACTGCTACCTGGAGGACAGGATCCACACGCTGGAGAGCCACAAAGAACCGTCCTCCAGACCCTCT GGGGTAAACTCCTCCCGCTCAGGACCGGTCGGTTCTGTCATTGTTGATATCGAGGATGGGTCCAGCACAGGAGATGGTGGGCCCTGCAAAACCTCCATCAGCCCAGAAAGGATTGATGACTCCAGTGAGCATCAAAAGGAGCCAAATCATAGCCAGACAGAACCCCAAGGCAGGTCAACAGGAGTAGAAGACGAGGTCACTGAAACAGCAGGGCAGGTTCCTGATGCAGACCCAGCTGGGACTGCATCAGGTTACAgtgagaaaggaggagaagatgttTTCCAAGAGATTCCTGATGATTCCCAAGTTGTTATGGTTAAAGACAGAGAGGAACAAGAGGGTTCACACAAGAGCAGTGCGGAGCGTGATGAGCCATCAGAAAGACGGAGATCAGAGGCGACGTCCCCTGAGccgtctgcagcagcaaacagcgAGCAGACCTGTGGAGCGCCGCCAGAAGCACCAGGAGCTGATGAAGCAGAGCCTGAAGGAGCAGAAGCTGATGTGGGAGCTGAGGCACAGGGTCCAGAAGAGGCCAAGCTGAAAGGGGATCATTCAGAAAGGTCCTGCTCAGCAGAGGCGGACCCCAGGTTGGCTGTGAGCGAACCCCCAGAGAGCCTCACCTGTAGGAAAAAGGATCATATGTGGAAACGAGACGGCAGATCTTTTAGACATCTGAAG ACATCAGGACGAGGCACCGGGACTCCCTCACAGAGAGATCAGGACCTACTCAAAGAAAACACCAAGCTGGCCTCTGAAAACCTGCAGCTACGCTTCCAACTGGAGCAGCAAAGTTTGGACAACAAACAAATTCCACGGCTCCAA AATGAAGTTGCCGACCTTAAGGAAATGTACAGCATcgtgaagagagagagagccgaGTTGGAGAAGAAGCTGGTCCACATCCGTGGA CCGGGTCTCAGTGGTAAAACGGTGCCTGAACTTGAGAAAACTGTCGGGTTAATGAAGAAGGTGGTCGAGCGGGTGCAGAGGGAAAACGAGACCCTGAAGAAATCCAGCGCGTCTGCGGCCTTGCAGCAGGAAAACCTCAGACTGAAG AACGAGATTGAAAATCTCAGGAGTCGGAGCGAAGCTGAGCTGAATTCCAGGCTGGAGTCTAAAACCAAAGAATTTGAGAAGATTGTAATGGAAAATGAGCGCCTGCGCAGAGCCTTGAAGAGG GAAGTGGAATCCACACAGAGGTTGAGAGTCAGCAAGACGAGTCTGGAAGTGACCAATGAGAtgctggaggcggagctggaCGCGACCAATCAGCGCCTGCGGGAAGCTCTGTCCAGACCCGGCGGCGAGGTGGCAGACCGCAAGACCGGGAGGGCATCAGTGGTGACGCG AATGTTTGAGAACAAAATAAacgagctggagaaggagctggcCAGGAAGACCTCCAGCGTGTCCGAGCTGAAGCGGCGGCTGAAGGAGACCAGCCAGCGCGAGGAGGAGGCCCAGATCACCATCCGCCAACTCCAGGATCAG GTTCACATGCTGAGAAGATTTCCCTCATCTGCCCAGACAGAAGGACCGTCCGAAGACTTCCAGGCCATGAG GTAG